DNA sequence from the Vicia villosa cultivar HV-30 ecotype Madison, WI linkage group LG3, Vvil1.0, whole genome shotgun sequence genome:
taagtatggaataggaagatgaagaacatggagatggatggacatccactaacataaatattcataacaaaaAGTCCTTTTTTTAGAAACATTTAAATTATCCTTTTTTTGGACAAACATTTAAATTATCCTTgaatattttttaactttaattttatattcAAATTTTACAATAGTGCGATAAATAATGAAAAACTAGAACTTCCATATAACAAATACATCAAAGATAAACATTATGTTACTTAATATTAAATAGTAATGGTAATTAGTATATGAGTACACATTCAATTTTCTCCATTTGGTTAAGTGGTGAGAATTGGAGGAAGATACTCAGACTTAGTACCTAAAATCCTAGCCTTAGTATCAGGAAAATATTCAAATCCTGCAAGAGTTGTTATGGCTCCATTATTAGCTACTTGTATTGGATATCTCATGAGGTGATGAAATGTTATGTGTTCATCAAATGCATCTCTTGAGTATACATCCCAATTGGTCTCAGCACAACTATTCACAAGTTTGATGCAGTTCAAACTTTCTGGATTATCAAAGAAACTTGTGTTACCTACATCTCCAAGGTGCTCATACCATAGTGAACGTCTAAATGCATAGATTTGTCCTTTTGGTGGCCTATTATTGGTTGCTATGTGGCCTGGTTGAAATGCACCTATTGCAATCTCACTGTCTCTTGCACCATCCATTGATCTTTGGTTTATGTTTGCAGAACCAATGATTATGTACTCATCATCAACTgaatcaacaaaacaaaacaaaatgtcAGACAAATTTGTTAACCGTAAAAGAATTGTCCATGATGTGTCTGCTCAGTTGAACTGACCAGACACTTTATGGACAAAATTTGGTGTCAGCTCAGCTCAGCAACTGACCTGACACCTTGTAACGTAAAAAAGTGATATGTATATGTTGAATCCCTTACCTATCATCATTTTGGCATGAACATATATCATGAATCTCCTAGAATTTTGTGCTCTACTATAATCACTGTCTGGTTCTGGTGTTTCTGTAGGACtatattcattcattttcttctctTCTCGATTTCCGAGGCAAAAGAAAGTCAAGTAATCTCTTGGATTGGCTCTGATTCCTTTTCTTTGAAGAGCTTCAGCTATGTCAGAATACATCATCTCCATAGTCCTTCTTTGCCAATCTAGTATAGCTTGAACTGAAGCACTTTCAGGTACACCTTCTGGCCACATTGGAATTACAATGTACACAGAAAATCTCTCTCCTGCTTCAATCTTGCTAACAATCTTCAATGAGAGTTCCTTTGGTATGAGATGCAAAGCGCCGATGTCTTCAACTTTTATATCAGATGATTTCCAACCATATGAACTGCCTAGAAAATACTGATTTTCAATGTAGATGAAGTTTTTCGCTCGTCGAATAGCGTTTATGTACGCGTCTTGAATGCTTCTATCAATGATGCTGTCTTTTCCACTAACAAGACCTTTTTCACAAGCTTCTCTTGGATCTTGAGGGAAGCCGGAAGCAGCACCATCGTCAATCGATCTAAACAACTGAACATTCCATGTCTTGTTTTCATTCATCGTCGCAACATTCGATCCACGAGTAATACCGTATTCACCAAGCATGCTTGAAGGTAGTGGAACTAATTGCCTCCCAACTTGCTTCTCCCATCTTTGCTCAAAATTGCTCAACACATCCCATGCAACAGATCCTTCCAGCTTACAGTGAATATCATGCCATGGCTCTCTCGGACCGCCTTTGTTAATCGAAGCACCGGGGAAATTCGGTTGATGAAAATCATCATGATGAACTGTATTCAAAGTTGAAAACAAAGGATGTTCCATGGTATCATATCTTCCATCACAAAGATCAATCCCACCAACAAAACTAATGATTGCTCTCTTATTCCATTGATCAGAACCAACAACTCTACTGTCAACAATTATAGTCTTCTGATGATGAGTGAACATTGTTGAA
Encoded proteins:
- the LOC131655125 gene encoding phospholipase D alpha 1-like, with the translated sequence MVLHLLHGKLDVSIYEVDSLQTLRGFSFDIGNKGAYTSMGKKILSRLKNCIMCQCQFQPEKIIGMGLYATVDLDKARVGRTRMINNQPFNPKWNENFHIYSAHSISNIIFTVKQDNPIGATLIGRAYVPVEQVINGKTVDTWAQILDVNQKPIQGGSKIHVQIKFSHVKNDPNWSQGLKSPTFQGVPHTFFKQNSGCQITLYQDAHVLDDSLPSIPLDGGERYVPGKCWEDVYNAINDAKHFICITGWSVYTEITLIRDPNKSTRTSITLGELLKKKANEGVNVLMLVWDDRTSVPDFKKDGLMATHDQETNQYFKNTNVHCVLCPRNPGVGRSIVQGFETSTMFTHHQKTIIVDSRVVGSDQWNKRAIISFVGGIDLCDGRYDTMEHPLFSTLNTVHHDDFHQPNFPGASINKGGPREPWHDIHCKLEGSVAWDVLSNFEQRWEKQVGRQLVPLPSSMLGEYGITRGSNVATMNENKTWNVQLFRSIDDGAASGFPQDPREACEKGLVSGKDSIIDRSIQDAYINAIRRAKNFIYIENQYFLGSSYGWKSSDIKVEDIGALHLIPKELSLKIVSKIEAGERFSVYIVIPMWPEGVPESASVQAILDWQRRTMEMMYSDIAEALQRKGIRANPRDYLTFFCLGNREEKKMNEYSPTETPEPDSDYSRAQNSRRFMIYVHAKMMIVDDEYIIIGSANINQRSMDGARDSEIAIGAFQPGHIATNNRPPKGQIYAFRRSLWYEHLGDVGNTSFFDNPESLNCIKLVNSCAETNWDVYSRDAFDEHITFHHLMRYPIQVANNGAITTLAGFEYFPDTKARILGTKSEYLPPILTT